The Micromonospora krabiensis genome window below encodes:
- a CDS encoding 5-oxoprolinase subunit B family protein: protein MRIRPVGAHALLLDVAADGDVAARVEAWRAELSRRRDLGELTAVEIVPAAATVLLDGVPDPETTARRIAGWRPRPVTADTAAARVEVAVTYDGPDLPLVAEHWATTVPAVVERLTGTEFRVAFCGFAPGFAYLTGLPADLALPRLPSPRPRVPAGSVALAGPYAGIYPSASPGGWLLVGRTAMTLFDVAAHPPARLTPGTHVRLVSA, encoded by the coding sequence ATGCGGATCCGACCCGTCGGGGCGCACGCCCTGCTGCTCGACGTCGCCGCCGACGGCGACGTCGCCGCCCGGGTGGAGGCGTGGCGGGCTGAGCTGTCCCGGCGCCGCGACCTCGGCGAGCTGACCGCCGTCGAGATCGTCCCGGCGGCCGCCACGGTCCTGCTCGACGGCGTACCGGACCCGGAGACGACCGCCCGACGGATCGCCGGGTGGCGCCCGCGACCGGTCACCGCCGACACCGCCGCCGCCCGGGTGGAGGTGGCCGTGACGTACGACGGCCCCGACCTGCCGCTCGTCGCCGAGCACTGGGCGACCACCGTGCCCGCCGTCGTCGAACGGCTGACCGGCACCGAGTTCCGGGTGGCCTTCTGCGGCTTCGCCCCCGGCTTCGCGTACCTGACCGGGCTGCCGGCCGACCTGGCGCTGCCCCGGCTGCCCAGTCCCCGCCCCCGGGTGCCGGCCGGGTCGGTCGCGCTCGCCGGCCCGTACGCGGGGATATACCCGAGCGCGTCACCCGGCGGCTGGCTGCTGGTCGGCCGGACCGCGATGACGCTGTTCGACGTGGCCGCCCACCCGCCCGCCCGACTGACCCCCGGCACCCACGTCCGGCTGGTGTCGGCGTGA
- the trhA gene encoding PAQR family membrane homeostasis protein TrhA, with protein sequence MTTSAAPRLKPVDIGKPRMRGWLHTYAFFVALVCGIVLCAIAGSRPGWAPLVSCVVYSLTVCGLFGTSALYHRRVWSERGYQLMRRLDHSMIFVFIAGTYTPFCVLLLDRHLATIMLATVWGGALAGVALKVVWPHAPRWVSAPLYLALGWVAVAMLPQILHEGGVAALVLLLVGGAIYSVGAVFYALRRPNPWPTVFGHHEFFHACTLVAAICHHIAIYFALFA encoded by the coding sequence GTGACCACCTCCGCAGCACCCCGACTCAAGCCGGTCGACATCGGCAAGCCCCGGATGCGCGGCTGGCTGCACACGTACGCGTTCTTCGTCGCCCTGGTCTGCGGGATCGTGCTCTGCGCGATCGCCGGTAGCCGGCCGGGCTGGGCACCGCTCGTGAGTTGCGTCGTCTACAGCCTGACCGTCTGCGGGCTCTTCGGCACCAGCGCGCTCTACCACCGTCGCGTGTGGTCGGAGCGCGGCTACCAGCTCATGCGCCGCCTGGACCATTCGATGATCTTCGTGTTCATCGCCGGCACGTACACGCCGTTCTGCGTCCTGCTGCTGGACCGACACCTGGCGACGATCATGCTCGCGACGGTGTGGGGCGGAGCGCTGGCCGGCGTGGCGCTCAAGGTCGTCTGGCCGCACGCCCCGCGCTGGGTCTCGGCCCCGCTCTACCTGGCGTTGGGCTGGGTGGCGGTGGCGATGCTGCCGCAGATCCTGCACGAGGGCGGCGTGGCGGCGCTGGTGCTGCTGCTGGTCGGTGGCGCGATCTACAGCGTCGGCGCGGTCTTCTACGCGCTGCGCCGCCCCAACCCGTGGCCCACCGTCTTCGGCCACCACGAGTTCTTCCACGCCTGCACGCTGGTCGCCGCGATCTGCCACCACATCGCGATCTACTTCGCGCTGTTCGCCTGA
- a CDS encoding DUF6458 family protein, translating to MGIGGSIFLIALGAIFAFAVEADLGWLNLAVVGWVLMLAGVAGLLVTLYFWNNRRRTVVTTAPVREERVVADRVVPVQDDRVVQEYREVRRPGRTV from the coding sequence ATGGGCATTGGTGGCAGCATTTTCCTGATCGCGCTGGGTGCGATCTTCGCGTTCGCCGTGGAGGCCGACCTGGGCTGGCTCAACCTGGCCGTCGTCGGCTGGGTGCTGATGCTCGCCGGCGTCGCCGGTCTGCTCGTCACCCTCTACTTCTGGAACAACCGCCGACGGACGGTGGTCACCACCGCCCCGGTCCGCGAGGAACGCGTGGTGGCCGACCGGGTGGTGCCGGTGCAGGACGACCGGGTGGTGCAGGAGTACCGCGAGGTGCGCCGGCCGGGTCGTACCGTCTGA
- a CDS encoding SixA phosphatase family protein, translating to MTDAYADGRTLVLLRHGKAEQNEELPDADRSLTSRGEADAAAAGAWLAKHNLLPDVVLCSTARRTRQTWHQVAMGMTGSPPEGGSAGPRPEVRYEADAYEAHPEDLLALVHRVDPAARTVLLIAHNPGISLLSALLDPARATDPEGLRTSELAVHRASVPWADLARGDTELIHRHTARH from the coding sequence ATGACGGACGCGTACGCCGACGGACGGACACTGGTGCTGCTGCGGCACGGGAAGGCCGAGCAGAACGAGGAGCTCCCGGACGCGGACCGGTCCCTGACCAGTCGGGGTGAGGCCGACGCGGCGGCGGCCGGCGCGTGGCTGGCCAAGCACAACCTGCTGCCCGACGTGGTGCTCTGCTCGACGGCCCGGCGCACCCGCCAGACCTGGCACCAGGTGGCGATGGGGATGACCGGTTCGCCCCCGGAGGGCGGTTCGGCCGGTCCCCGCCCGGAGGTCCGGTACGAGGCCGACGCGTACGAGGCGCACCCGGAGGACCTGTTGGCGCTGGTCCACCGGGTCGACCCGGCGGCCCGCACGGTGCTGCTGATCGCCCACAACCCGGGGATCTCGCTGCTCTCCGCCCTGCTCGACCCGGCCCGCGCCACCGACCCGGAGGGGCTGCGGACGAGCGAGCTGGCGGTCCACCGCGCCTCGGTCCCGTGGGCCGACCTCGCCCGGGGCGACACGGAGCTGATCCACCGGCACACCGCACGACACTGA
- a CDS encoding DUF6458 family protein — MGIGSGIFLIAIGAILTFAIRANVWWVDLRAVGWVFILAGLAVLLTTLWFWQDRRKRARTLIVEENRLSHPTAMMPPPPDPPPPTAPPS, encoded by the coding sequence ATGGGCATTGGTAGCGGGATCTTCCTGATCGCGATCGGCGCGATCCTGACCTTCGCCATCAGAGCCAACGTCTGGTGGGTGGACCTTCGCGCGGTCGGCTGGGTGTTCATCCTGGCCGGACTGGCCGTCCTGCTCACCACGCTGTGGTTCTGGCAGGACCGGCGCAAGCGCGCCCGGACTCTGATCGTCGAGGAGAACCGGCTGTCGCATCCCACCGCGATGATGCCGCCACCCCCCGATCCACCGCCGCCGACGGCGCCGCCCTCCTGA
- a CDS encoding acyl-CoA dehydrogenase, which translates to MTHYRSNLRDLEFNLFEVFGADRAFGQEPYSELDIDTARSILAEVDRLAREDLAASYTDSDRNPPVFDPATHTAPLPESFKKSYRAFMESEFWRLDLPSELDGTNAPRALWWALAELVLGANAPVWMYASGPSFAHVLHVEGTERQKKWAKLFIDKQWGSTMVLTEPDAGSDVGAGRARAIPQPDGSWHIEGVKRFITSGEHDLTDNIVHYVLARPVGVEGVGGPGTKGLSLFVVPKYHFDEETGELGDRNGVYATNVEHKMGIKVSNTCEMTFGEHGVPAKGWLLGDKHDGIRQMFMIIEYARMMVGTKAIATLSTGYLNALEYAKNRVQGADLIQQADKTAPRVTITHHPDVRRSLLLQKSYAEGLRALVLYTASWQDKVAMAEAAGDEKATKLAKRVNDLLLPLVKGVGSERAYELLGHEALQTFGGSGFLQDYPLEQYVRDAKIDTLYEGTTAIQSLDLVFRKIVRDNGRALMAVAGEIQEFITTEGGNGQLKEERQALGKALAEVQNILGVLTGWLGEAQGGDARALYKVGLSSRRFLLAIGDLVVGWLLQKQAEVALRALAGDVSAADKAFYTGKVAAARFFAREVLPRIGADRRIIEGTDLEIMDLPEEAF; encoded by the coding sequence ATGACCCACTACAGAAGCAACCTTCGGGACCTCGAGTTCAACCTCTTCGAGGTCTTCGGGGCCGACCGGGCGTTCGGCCAGGAGCCATACTCCGAGCTCGACATCGACACCGCCCGGAGCATCCTCGCCGAGGTCGACCGCCTCGCCCGCGAGGACCTGGCCGCCAGCTACACGGACAGCGACCGCAACCCGCCGGTCTTCGACCCGGCCACGCACACCGCGCCGCTGCCGGAGTCGTTCAAGAAGTCCTACCGGGCGTTCATGGAGTCCGAGTTCTGGCGGCTCGACCTGCCGTCGGAGCTGGACGGCACCAACGCGCCCCGCGCCCTCTGGTGGGCGCTCGCGGAGCTGGTGCTCGGCGCGAACGCGCCGGTCTGGATGTACGCCTCCGGCCCGTCCTTCGCCCACGTGCTGCACGTCGAGGGCACCGAGCGGCAGAAGAAGTGGGCGAAGCTCTTCATCGACAAGCAGTGGGGCTCCACGATGGTGCTCACCGAGCCGGACGCCGGCTCGGACGTCGGCGCCGGCCGCGCCCGCGCCATCCCGCAGCCGGACGGCTCCTGGCACATCGAGGGCGTCAAGCGCTTCATCACCTCGGGTGAGCACGACCTGACCGACAACATCGTCCACTACGTGCTGGCCCGCCCGGTCGGCGTCGAGGGCGTCGGCGGCCCGGGCACCAAGGGCCTCTCGCTCTTCGTCGTGCCGAAGTACCACTTCGACGAGGAGACCGGCGAGCTGGGCGACCGCAACGGCGTCTACGCCACCAACGTCGAGCACAAGATGGGCATCAAGGTCTCGAACACCTGCGAGATGACCTTCGGCGAGCACGGCGTCCCCGCCAAGGGCTGGCTGCTCGGCGACAAGCACGACGGCATCCGGCAGATGTTCATGATCATCGAGTACGCCCGGATGATGGTCGGCACCAAGGCGATCGCCACCCTCTCCACCGGCTACCTGAACGCGCTGGAGTACGCGAAGAACCGCGTCCAGGGCGCCGACCTGATCCAGCAGGCCGACAAGACCGCGCCGCGGGTGACCATCACCCACCACCCGGACGTGCGACGTTCGCTGCTGCTCCAGAAGTCGTACGCCGAGGGCCTGCGCGCCCTGGTCCTCTACACCGCCTCCTGGCAGGACAAGGTGGCCATGGCCGAGGCCGCCGGCGACGAGAAGGCGACGAAGCTCGCCAAGCGGGTCAACGACCTGCTCCTGCCGCTGGTCAAGGGCGTCGGTTCGGAGCGCGCGTACGAACTGCTGGGTCACGAGGCGCTGCAGACCTTCGGCGGGTCGGGCTTCCTCCAGGACTACCCGCTGGAGCAGTACGTCCGGGACGCCAAGATCGACACCCTGTACGAGGGCACCACCGCCATCCAGAGCCTCGACCTGGTCTTCCGGAAGATCGTCCGGGACAACGGCAGGGCGCTCATGGCGGTCGCCGGCGAGATTCAGGAGTTCATCACCACCGAGGGCGGCAACGGCCAGCTCAAGGAGGAGCGGCAGGCGCTCGGCAAGGCGCTCGCCGAGGTGCAGAACATCCTCGGTGTGCTGACCGGCTGGCTGGGCGAGGCCCAGGGCGGCGACGCCCGCGCCCTCTACAAGGTCGGCCTGAGCAGCCGCCGGTTCCTGCTGGCGATCGGTGACCTGGTGGTCGGTTGGCTGCTCCAGAAGCAGGCCGAGGTGGCCCTCCGCGCGCTGGCCGGCGACGTCTCCGCCGCGGACAAGGCGTTCTACACCGGCAAGGTAGCCGCTGCCCGGTTCTTCGCCCGCGAGGTGCTGCCGCGCATCGGCGCCGACCGCCGGATCATCGAAGGCACCGACCTGGAGATCATGGACCTCCCGGAAGAGGCCTTCTGA
- a CDS encoding PP2C family protein-serine/threonine phosphatase, with translation MLSLVRTHPFQSGRRPLSPGSRAGLGAAVGLLAIVSLVELADGRPAHYIALMMGAPVLAAALASWRVVLGVGVAATLIGTSFALCARSVPPVNGVDVSHSLVNGVNVVAIALATAIAVVVALVRQRQAERIAELSRLAAVAQQAVLRPLGPQVGTLSVAGRYISSTATAEIGGDLYEAIDTPYGVRMIIGDVRGKGLDAVRLASIVLGSYRHVAYERADLRAVVADLDRAVARSVGDEDFVTAALVEERGGTLTIVNCGHPPPLLLRHGAVIPLEPPAPAPPLGFMPVVRPRVERLEPGDRLLLFTDGLGEARRDGEFFPTADRAWRLLGHGTVADGLASLETALVEWVHGRLDDDIALVLMEYAGPGAGAAAAVPSWEVGAAEA, from the coding sequence ATGCTGTCCCTCGTACGTACGCATCCCTTCCAGTCGGGCCGTCGCCCGCTGAGCCCCGGATCCCGCGCCGGTCTCGGCGCGGCCGTCGGCCTGCTCGCGATCGTCTCACTGGTGGAGTTGGCCGACGGCCGTCCGGCGCACTACATCGCGCTGATGATGGGCGCGCCCGTCCTCGCGGCCGCGCTGGCGTCCTGGCGGGTGGTGCTCGGCGTCGGTGTCGCGGCCACCCTGATCGGGACGTCCTTCGCCCTCTGCGCGCGGTCCGTCCCGCCGGTCAACGGTGTGGACGTGTCCCATTCCCTGGTGAACGGCGTGAACGTGGTCGCCATCGCGCTGGCCACCGCCATCGCGGTCGTGGTGGCGCTGGTGCGGCAGCGGCAGGCCGAACGGATCGCCGAGCTGTCCAGGCTCGCGGCGGTGGCCCAGCAGGCGGTGCTGCGCCCGCTCGGCCCGCAGGTGGGCACGCTCTCGGTCGCCGGTCGGTACATCTCCTCCACGGCGACGGCGGAGATCGGCGGGGACCTGTACGAGGCGATCGACACCCCGTACGGCGTACGCATGATCATCGGGGACGTCCGGGGCAAGGGTCTGGACGCGGTCCGGCTGGCCAGCATCGTGCTCGGCTCCTACCGGCACGTGGCGTACGAGCGGGCCGACCTGCGCGCGGTCGTCGCCGACCTGGACCGCGCGGTGGCCCGGAGCGTGGGCGACGAGGACTTCGTCACCGCCGCGCTGGTCGAGGAGCGGGGTGGGACGCTCACCATCGTCAACTGTGGACATCCACCGCCGCTGCTGCTGCGACACGGTGCGGTGATCCCGCTGGAACCGCCCGCGCCGGCGCCGCCGCTCGGCTTCATGCCGGTGGTGCGGCCCCGGGTCGAGCGCCTGGAACCCGGCGACCGGCTGCTGCTCTTCACCGACGGGCTCGGTGAGGCCCGCCGGGACGGGGAGTTCTTCCCGACCGCCGACCGGGCGTGGCGACTGCTGGGCCACGGCACCGTCGCCGACGGGTTGGCGTCGCTGGAGACCGCCCTGGTGGAGTGGGTGCACGGCCGGCTGGACGACGACATCGCGCTGGTCCTGATGGAGTACGCCGGGCCGGGCGCTGGCGCGGCGGCCGCCGTGCCGAGCTGGGAGGTCGGCGCGGCGGAGGCGTGA
- a CDS encoding septal ring lytic transglycosylase RlpA family protein produces the protein MTGKHSRTRRISSPAGIAATAAIGVALAVGGTVGTVHLTSGTPARPVAVDLTPTTAMSTAAPTSPAASPSASASATPSASASPTNSRSPQVASRGKTRTAAPKPSATTKRSTPAATVVDSGSCGASFYSDGQLTANGENFNPDALTAAHKTLPFNTKVRVTNPANGKSVTVRINDRGPFIDGRCLDLSRAAFATIASLDVGATTVRYEVLG, from the coding sequence GTGACTGGCAAGCACTCCCGTACCCGCAGGATCTCGTCGCCGGCCGGAATCGCGGCCACCGCGGCGATCGGCGTCGCGCTCGCCGTGGGTGGCACCGTCGGCACGGTCCACCTGACCTCGGGCACGCCGGCCCGCCCGGTCGCGGTCGACCTCACGCCCACCACCGCGATGAGCACGGCGGCCCCCACCTCGCCGGCCGCGTCGCCGAGCGCGAGCGCCAGCGCCACGCCGAGTGCGTCGGCCAGCCCGACGAACAGCCGCTCCCCGCAGGTCGCCTCCCGGGGCAAGACACGTACGGCCGCCCCGAAGCCCTCGGCCACCACCAAGCGGTCCACCCCGGCCGCCACCGTCGTGGACAGCGGCAGCTGCGGCGCCTCCTTCTACTCCGACGGCCAGCTGACCGCCAACGGCGAGAACTTCAACCCGGACGCGCTGACCGCCGCGCACAAGACCCTGCCGTTCAACACCAAAGTCCGGGTGACGAACCCGGCCAACGGCAAGTCGGTCACCGTACGCATCAACGACCGCGGCCCGTTCATCGACGGCCGCTGCCTCGACCTGTCCCGGGCGGCCTTCGCCACCATCGCGTCGCTCGACGTCGGCGCGACGACCGTGCGGTACGAGGTGCTCGGCTGA
- a CDS encoding phosphoribosyltransferase family protein encodes MPAELSERLIRLARWIDPGPGSTHLVSDVSGWWRDPAVLAELGPALVEPFRAARPTVVLAPAVTGLLVGPLAATALGVGFVPAHKPGDGRLPAGPLTWAQTPPDFRGRRVDLAVRERHLGPGDRVLVVDDWVATGAQVRALYEICAARGAEAVGTAAVAVDCPPEVAAELRVRGLVAGRDLGAAPVTPSS; translated from the coding sequence ATGCCCGCTGAGCTGAGCGAACGCCTGATCCGGCTGGCCCGCTGGATCGATCCCGGACCCGGCTCGACCCACCTGGTCAGCGACGTCTCCGGATGGTGGCGGGACCCCGCCGTGCTGGCCGAGCTGGGGCCGGCGCTGGTGGAGCCGTTCCGGGCCGCACGACCGACGGTGGTGCTCGCCCCGGCGGTCACCGGGCTGCTGGTGGGCCCGCTGGCCGCGACCGCGCTCGGCGTGGGCTTCGTGCCCGCGCACAAGCCGGGCGACGGGCGGCTGCCGGCCGGGCCACTGACCTGGGCGCAGACCCCGCCGGACTTCCGGGGCCGCCGCGTCGACCTGGCCGTCCGGGAACGCCACCTCGGCCCGGGTGACCGGGTGCTGGTCGTCGACGACTGGGTGGCCACCGGCGCCCAGGTGCGCGCCCTCTACGAGATCTGCGCGGCGCGAGGGGCCGAGGCCGTCGGCACCGCCGCCGTCGCCGTCGACTGCCCGCCCGAGGTCGCCGCCGAGCTACGCGTACGCGGCCTGGTGGCGGGTCGCGACCTCGGCGCGGCCCCGGTCACACCGTCCAGTTGA
- a CDS encoding alpha/beta hydrolase, with product MADRRAVLIPGIGYDTRGPLFAYTGESLRRSGFDVHEITWQVPAELTAEQRGAWVVEQVAPTLDERTDLLVGKSLGSFAASLAADRELPAIWLTPLLHLPEVVAALERATAPFLLVGGTADRSWDAAAARRLTPHLLEIPDADHSLLVPGPLVASAEALGRVCMAVDAFVHINWTV from the coding sequence ATGGCGGACCGGCGAGCGGTGCTCATCCCCGGCATCGGTTACGACACCCGGGGGCCGCTGTTCGCGTACACCGGGGAGTCGTTGCGGCGCAGCGGCTTCGACGTCCACGAGATCACCTGGCAGGTGCCGGCCGAGCTGACGGCGGAGCAGCGCGGCGCCTGGGTGGTGGAGCAGGTCGCGCCCACCCTGGACGAGCGCACCGACCTGCTGGTCGGCAAGTCGCTCGGCAGCTTCGCCGCGTCGCTCGCCGCCGACCGGGAGCTGCCGGCGATCTGGCTGACGCCGTTGCTGCACCTCCCGGAGGTGGTGGCGGCGCTGGAGCGGGCCACGGCGCCGTTCCTGCTGGTGGGTGGCACGGCCGACCGGTCCTGGGACGCCGCGGCGGCCCGTCGGCTCACCCCGCACCTCCTGGAGATCCCCGACGCCGACCACTCCCTGCTGGTGCCGGGGCCGCTGGTGGCCTCGGCGGAGGCGCTGGGCCGGGTCTGCATGGCGGTCGACGCGTTCGTGCACATCAACTGGACGGTGTGA
- a CDS encoding ASCH domain-containing protein, which yields MWPRIGGLRTLALGTPGELRADLNRLVLAGVKTATAGLLSEYAEEGEELERIGERLALVDDDDQLVGLVQVTAVDVVPLADVDWDFARSEGEGDRSVEDWRDGHAAYWARLGTPVTDDTEIVCLRFRLLPTDDGVLGT from the coding sequence ATGTGGCCACGGATCGGCGGACTGCGCACCCTCGCCCTCGGCACGCCGGGTGAGCTGCGTGCGGACCTCAACAGGCTGGTGCTCGCCGGGGTGAAGACGGCGACGGCGGGGCTCCTGAGCGAGTACGCCGAGGAGGGCGAGGAGCTGGAGCGGATCGGCGAACGGCTGGCCCTGGTCGACGACGACGACCAGCTCGTCGGGCTCGTGCAGGTCACCGCCGTCGACGTGGTCCCCCTCGCCGACGTCGACTGGGACTTCGCCCGGTCGGAGGGCGAGGGGGACCGCTCCGTCGAGGACTGGCGCGACGGCCACGCCGCCTACTGGGCCCGCCTCGGCACGCCGGTCACCGACGACACGGAGATCGTCTGCCTGCGGTTCCGGCTGCTCCCGACCGACGACGGCGTCCTCGGCACCTGA
- a CDS encoding LLM class flavin-dependent oxidoreductase has translation MRIGIVILPDQRWADSQRRWRQADEWGFDHAWTYDHLGWRDLVDGPWFDSMTTLSAAATVTSRIRLGTLVASPNFRHPAAYARQVTALDDVSGGRLLLGVGAGGIGFDATVLGGETLPPRQRVDRFAEFVELLDLVLREDGTTWRGEWFAAVDARNNPGCVQTPRVPFVVAANGPRSMRLVARFGQGWVTTGNADDDLESWWEGVAQLSRRLDRTLDETGRDPATLDRYLSLDSAPAFSLSSAEFFADQVERAAGLGFTDVVTHWPRASSWYAGDEETLVDVATRLLPELRG, from the coding sequence ATGCGGATTGGCATCGTGATCCTTCCCGACCAGCGCTGGGCCGACTCGCAGCGGCGCTGGCGTCAGGCGGACGAGTGGGGCTTCGACCACGCGTGGACGTACGACCACCTGGGTTGGCGTGACCTGGTTGACGGCCCCTGGTTCGACTCGATGACCACGCTGAGCGCGGCGGCGACGGTCACCTCGCGGATCCGCCTCGGCACCCTGGTCGCGTCGCCCAACTTCCGGCACCCGGCCGCGTACGCCCGGCAGGTCACCGCCCTCGACGACGTCTCCGGCGGTCGGCTGCTGCTGGGCGTCGGCGCCGGCGGCATCGGGTTCGACGCGACGGTGCTCGGCGGCGAGACCCTGCCCCCGCGTCAGCGGGTCGACCGGTTCGCCGAGTTCGTCGAGCTGCTCGACCTGGTGCTGCGGGAGGACGGCACCACCTGGCGGGGGGAGTGGTTCGCCGCGGTGGACGCGCGGAACAACCCGGGCTGCGTACAGACCCCGCGGGTGCCGTTCGTGGTGGCCGCGAACGGGCCGCGCTCGATGCGGCTCGTGGCCCGCTTCGGCCAGGGCTGGGTCACCACCGGCAACGCCGACGACGACCTGGAGAGCTGGTGGGAGGGGGTCGCGCAGCTGTCGAGGCGGCTCGACCGGACCCTCGACGAGACGGGTCGCGACCCGGCGACCCTGGACCGCTACCTCTCGCTGGACTCGGCCCCGGCGTTCTCGCTGAGTAGCGCCGAGTTCTTCGCCGACCAGGTCGAGCGGGCCGCCGGTCTGGGCTTCACCGACGTGGTGACGCACTGGCCGAGAGCCAGCAGTTGGTACGCGGGCGACGAGGAGACGCTGGTCGACGTGGCCACCCGGCTGCTGCCCGAGCTGCGCGGCTGA
- a CDS encoding GNAT family N-acetyltransferase — MPDLQRLDAHHAPALLRFERANRVYFARSVPDRGDDYFTGFAARLAELLAEQAAGLLHLHVLLDDDGEVLGRFNLVDVADGGAELGFRVAEAASGRGVATDGVRRVCTLARDEYGLRHLVASAALDNAGSLAVLRRTGFTPVGDVTLAGRPGLRHVLTLTAESEVIR; from the coding sequence ATGCCCGACCTCCAGCGGCTCGACGCCCACCACGCCCCGGCGCTGCTCCGTTTCGAGCGGGCGAACCGGGTCTACTTCGCCCGGTCCGTGCCCGACCGGGGCGACGACTACTTCACCGGCTTCGCCGCTCGGCTCGCGGAGCTGCTCGCGGAGCAGGCCGCCGGCCTGCTCCACCTCCACGTCCTGCTCGACGACGACGGTGAGGTGCTGGGCCGCTTCAACCTCGTCGACGTCGCCGACGGCGGCGCCGAGCTGGGTTTCCGGGTGGCCGAGGCGGCGAGCGGGCGAGGGGTGGCGACCGACGGCGTACGCCGGGTGTGCACGCTCGCCCGCGACGAGTACGGCCTGCGCCACCTCGTCGCGTCGGCCGCGCTGGACAACGCCGGGTCCCTCGCGGTCCTCCGGCGTACCGGGTTCACGCCGGTCGGCGACGTGACGCTCGCCGGCCGCCCCGGGCTGCGCCACGTGCTCACGTTGACCGCCGAGTCGGAGGTGATCCGCTAG
- a CDS encoding SigE family RNA polymerase sigma factor, whose amino-acid sequence MTETFHEFVVHRSPALSRTAYLLTGDHQLAEDLLQSALARTYRHWSRIRDGDPEAYVRRTMYHQQVSWWRRRRPVERLEPRPTDRTADDHSDASALRLSVAAALRQLTPRQRAVVVLRFYEDLTEAQVAEALGCSVGTVKRHGHDAIRRLRDIAPELLDRTVERSPR is encoded by the coding sequence ATGACCGAGACGTTCCACGAGTTCGTGGTGCATCGTTCGCCCGCGCTGTCCCGCACGGCCTACCTGCTCACCGGCGACCACCAGCTCGCCGAGGACCTGCTCCAGTCCGCCCTGGCCCGAACCTACCGGCACTGGTCGCGGATCCGAGACGGCGACCCCGAGGCGTACGTGCGGCGGACGATGTACCACCAACAGGTCTCCTGGTGGCGGCGCCGACGGCCGGTCGAACGGTTGGAGCCGCGACCGACCGATCGGACCGCCGATGACCACTCGGACGCGAGCGCGCTGCGGTTGAGCGTGGCGGCCGCGCTGCGCCAGCTCACGCCCCGCCAGCGGGCCGTCGTCGTGCTGCGGTTCTACGAGGACCTGACCGAAGCACAGGTCGCCGAGGCGCTCGGCTGCTCGGTCGGCACGGTGAAGCGGCACGGCCACGACGCGATCCGCCGGCTGCGCGACATCGCCCCTGAACTGCTGGACCGGACGGTCGAGAGGAGCCCTCGATGA